One part of the Rhodococcus oxybenzonivorans genome encodes these proteins:
- a CDS encoding phosphotransferase produces MTIAVPDTLEEALSPQWLTAALEPRYAGIEVREVIPGPVVDRVSTNARFTIVCERDTPDGLSSSLCVKGYFNDQGREARSVGEREACFYRDLAAGSGVRTLRGVYADFDPATHHGVVITEDVVAEGGVFLDADSHFTPDQAAESLSQFARLHATTWGRAQWAETTWLKPKLDGALRAWGADTITARIDENLNGPNGLRVPAEVRDARRLTEAYSALVGTLQSEHASSDWCVIHGDAHVGNLFLDPMGAPSLVDWQLVQRGMWYLDVGTHIATALTVDDRRRSEKDLLWHYLDCLASHGIALPSRDAAWRALSRGIVRGFFLWGITAKVAPHLIEILLHRLGTAVADHDAL; encoded by the coding sequence ATGACCATCGCTGTCCCGGACACTCTGGAAGAGGCACTGTCTCCGCAATGGCTGACGGCGGCACTCGAACCCCGGTACGCGGGAATCGAGGTGCGGGAGGTGATCCCGGGCCCAGTCGTGGACCGCGTGTCCACCAACGCGCGCTTCACGATCGTGTGTGAGCGGGACACGCCGGATGGTCTGTCGTCCAGCCTGTGCGTCAAAGGATATTTCAACGACCAGGGGCGCGAAGCGCGGTCGGTGGGGGAACGCGAGGCGTGCTTCTACCGCGATCTCGCTGCCGGCAGTGGCGTGCGGACGCTTCGGGGGGTCTACGCGGACTTCGACCCCGCCACCCATCACGGCGTGGTGATCACCGAGGACGTCGTCGCCGAGGGTGGGGTCTTTCTCGATGCGGACAGTCATTTCACGCCGGACCAGGCTGCGGAGAGTCTCAGCCAGTTCGCCAGGCTCCACGCCACAACCTGGGGCAGGGCGCAATGGGCAGAAACCACCTGGCTGAAACCTAAACTGGACGGTGCGCTCCGGGCCTGGGGAGCCGACACGATCACGGCGCGAATCGACGAGAATTTGAACGGGCCCAACGGTCTACGCGTCCCCGCAGAAGTTCGCGACGCTCGCCGGCTCACCGAGGCATACAGCGCGCTGGTCGGCACCCTGCAATCCGAGCACGCGTCCTCGGATTGGTGTGTCATTCACGGCGACGCTCACGTCGGAAACCTCTTCCTGGATCCGATGGGCGCGCCGAGTCTCGTCGACTGGCAGCTCGTGCAACGCGGCATGTGGTATCTCGACGTGGGCACGCATATTGCCACCGCGCTCACCGTCGACGATCGTCGACGAAGCGAGAAGGACCTCCTCTGGCACTATCTCGACTGCCTGGCGTCGCACGGTATCGCGCTACCGTCGCGGGACGCGGCGTGGCGGGCGCTGAGCCGGGGCATTGTGCGCGGCTTCTTTCTCTGGGGTATCACCGCCAAGGTTGCACCACATTTGATCGAAATCTTGTTGCACCGCCTTGGGACCGCGGTCGCCGACCACGACGCCCTGTAG
- a CDS encoding AMP-binding protein — protein sequence MRTVPDALRRHYEEKGWWTQESLGAILSKGLCEHPDLEFRVHSVTHPYSGTFSDVELVARRLAGGLRARGVGPGDVIAFQLPNWMEAAATFWASSILGAVVVPIVHFYGPKELSFILAGAQPRVFITAERFGRMTYDPVISEHVEIVGVVGVDFDDLLAPEPMTGLLDVDPRNPAVIAYTSGTTREPKGVIHTHQTLAFETRQLLANYESDRGRQLTALPVGHFIGMLGAFLVPLLEGTPVDMCDEWNPSRVLALIESHGVVIGGGPPYFVTSLLDHPDFTDNHLRHLGYIGLGGSAVPSAVTRRLSDLGIIVTRSYGSTEHPSITGSRNDAAEDKRLLTDGCPRLGVEIRLSDDGEILSRGPDLCLGYTDGALTADAFDDDGWYRTGDVGVIDEEGYLTITDRKSDIIIRGGENIGAAEVEDVLLEMPMIAEAVVVAAPDARFGEHAAAVVRLRPGRDLPTLDQVWKHFEAAGTARQKWPAELHIVEDYPRTASGKVQKHQVRAWLTSPAVGASTTSTHEGSAPDGR from the coding sequence TTGCGGACGGTGCCGGACGCACTGCGTCGTCACTACGAGGAGAAGGGCTGGTGGACACAGGAATCGCTCGGCGCAATTCTGAGTAAGGGATTGTGCGAGCATCCCGACCTGGAGTTCCGAGTCCACTCGGTGACCCATCCCTACTCCGGGACTTTTTCCGATGTCGAGCTGGTAGCCCGAAGACTTGCAGGAGGGTTGCGCGCACGCGGAGTCGGTCCGGGTGACGTCATCGCGTTCCAGTTGCCCAATTGGATGGAAGCTGCGGCGACCTTCTGGGCCTCGTCCATTCTCGGCGCCGTCGTCGTGCCGATCGTGCATTTCTACGGTCCCAAGGAACTGTCGTTCATCCTGGCCGGCGCGCAACCGCGGGTGTTCATCACGGCCGAACGCTTCGGCCGGATGACCTATGATCCCGTCATCAGTGAGCACGTCGAGATCGTCGGGGTGGTCGGTGTCGATTTCGACGATCTTCTAGCCCCGGAACCGATGACCGGTCTGCTCGATGTGGACCCGCGGAATCCGGCCGTGATTGCCTACACCTCGGGGACCACTCGCGAGCCGAAGGGTGTCATCCACACGCACCAGACGCTCGCATTCGAAACGAGGCAACTGCTCGCGAATTACGAGTCGGATCGTGGGCGGCAGCTCACCGCACTCCCGGTCGGGCATTTCATCGGAATGCTGGGCGCGTTCCTCGTGCCACTCCTCGAAGGCACTCCCGTGGACATGTGCGACGAGTGGAATCCCAGTCGGGTACTCGCGCTGATCGAGTCGCACGGAGTGGTGATCGGTGGTGGGCCACCGTACTTCGTGACCAGTCTCCTCGATCATCCCGACTTCACGGACAATCACCTACGGCATCTCGGGTACATCGGGCTCGGCGGATCCGCGGTTCCGTCCGCGGTCACCCGGCGCCTGTCCGATCTGGGCATCATCGTGACACGTTCGTACGGGAGTACGGAGCATCCCTCCATCACCGGCTCCCGAAACGACGCTGCCGAAGACAAGCGGCTCCTCACCGACGGATGCCCGCGACTCGGGGTCGAGATCCGGCTGAGCGACGACGGTGAGATTCTCAGTCGCGGCCCCGATCTCTGCCTCGGGTACACCGATGGCGCGTTGACGGCCGATGCCTTCGACGACGACGGCTGGTACCGCACCGGCGACGTCGGAGTCATCGACGAAGAGGGGTACCTCACGATCACGGACCGTAAGTCCGACATCATCATTCGCGGAGGCGAGAACATCGGCGCCGCCGAGGTAGAGGATGTCCTGCTGGAGATGCCCATGATCGCGGAGGCAGTCGTCGTCGCCGCGCCGGATGCACGGTTCGGCGAGCATGCCGCTGCCGTGGTCCGACTCAGGCCAGGACGGGACCTGCCCACCCTGGACCAGGTATGGAAGCACTTCGAGGCGGCAGGCACTGCCAGGCAGAAGTGGCCCGCGGAACTGCACATCGTCGAGGACTATCCCCGTACCGCATCGGGGAAGGTGCAGAAGCATCAGGTCCGCGCATGGCTCACGTCGCCGGCTGTGGGTGCGAGTACGACGTCAACACATGAAGGGAGCGCCCCCGATGGTCGATGA
- a CDS encoding CaiB/BaiF CoA transferase family protein, producing MVDDGSHQARAFDGVRVIELAQWVFVPVAGALLAEWGADVIRVEPLDGDPYRALTTQGIGAGAAGPNLSVTLANRGKRSVAVDVRHPDGARILHELLDTADVFLTSLRPGALARLGLDADTLRERYPTLIYARGHGFGMRGPDAEKPGYDSSAFWARGGVGHTLTPSERNYPISQRGAMGDRNAAMALAFGVATALLERHKTGVGTVVDVSLLATAMWMLSSDVLAALNGGEVTQVSDRGPQVNPLTGSYRTKDHRHVQLMLLQGDRYWPDFARLVGREDLIDDPRFADMAARRANSADCVAVLDEVFAERTLEEWKAILADLDAPWAPVQSVHDLIDDPQVRANGYVGEVVLGDGNTYRLPTVPVQLGQRPPELLPAPEHGEHTEMMMLELGYDWEQITGLGEAGVIP from the coding sequence ATGGTCGATGACGGATCACACCAGGCACGGGCCTTCGACGGAGTACGCGTGATCGAACTGGCCCAATGGGTATTCGTGCCCGTGGCCGGCGCGCTTCTGGCGGAATGGGGAGCGGACGTCATCCGGGTGGAGCCGTTGGACGGAGACCCCTACCGTGCGCTGACGACTCAAGGTATCGGAGCAGGTGCGGCCGGCCCGAATCTCTCGGTGACACTGGCGAATCGGGGAAAGCGATCGGTCGCGGTGGACGTGCGTCACCCCGACGGGGCCCGCATCCTGCACGAACTGCTCGACACGGCGGACGTGTTCCTCACCAGCCTGCGACCCGGGGCTCTCGCGCGGCTCGGGCTCGACGCCGACACGCTGCGGGAACGGTATCCCACGTTGATCTACGCACGCGGTCACGGCTTCGGTATGCGTGGACCGGACGCCGAGAAGCCGGGCTACGACAGCTCGGCCTTCTGGGCGCGTGGGGGAGTCGGACACACCCTGACGCCGAGCGAGCGGAACTACCCCATCAGCCAGCGCGGTGCGATGGGCGACCGAAACGCGGCCATGGCCTTGGCCTTCGGCGTCGCCACCGCACTGCTCGAACGACACAAGACGGGTGTCGGCACCGTGGTGGACGTCTCACTCCTCGCCACCGCGATGTGGATGCTGTCCTCGGACGTCCTGGCTGCTCTCAACGGCGGAGAAGTGACGCAGGTGAGTGATCGAGGTCCACAGGTCAATCCGCTGACCGGGTCATATCGGACGAAGGACCACCGCCACGTTCAGCTCATGCTTCTTCAGGGTGACCGCTACTGGCCGGATTTCGCCCGGCTTGTCGGCCGGGAAGATCTGATCGATGATCCGCGTTTCGCGGACATGGCGGCTCGGCGCGCCAACAGTGCCGACTGCGTCGCGGTCCTCGACGAGGTGTTCGCCGAACGCACGCTCGAGGAGTGGAAGGCCATCCTCGCCGACCTCGACGCGCCGTGGGCTCCCGTCCAATCCGTCCATGACCTCATCGACGATCCCCAAGTACGCGCGAACGGTTACGTGGGCGAGGTCGTGCTCGGTGACGGGAACACCTACAGACTGCCCACGGTGCCCGTTCAGCTCGGCCAGCGTCCGCCGGAGCTGCTCCCCGCCCCTGAGCACGGTGAACACACCGAGATGATGATGCTCGAACTCGGATACGACTGGGAGCAGATCACCGGCCTTGGAGAAGCGGGCGTCATCCCGTGA
- a CDS encoding Zn-ribbon domain-containing OB-fold protein: protein MNARRPVPVPDAASEAYWAAAAEHVLVLARCRRCGSFALPPDSVCPHCGSTNPEFEFVPASGRGTVRSWTTARQSFLPGFDDMLPFVLVDVELVEQAELRMIGRLLDDVELDLRIGLPVVASFEDVAPGVSIPAFGLAP, encoded by the coding sequence GTGAACGCTCGACGACCGGTGCCGGTGCCGGACGCTGCGTCCGAGGCCTACTGGGCCGCAGCGGCCGAGCACGTGCTCGTTCTGGCGCGGTGTCGCCGTTGCGGCAGCTTTGCGCTTCCTCCGGACAGTGTGTGCCCGCACTGCGGTTCCACGAACCCGGAATTCGAGTTCGTCCCGGCGAGTGGGCGGGGTACCGTGCGGTCCTGGACGACAGCCCGGCAATCCTTTCTTCCAGGCTTCGACGACATGCTGCCGTTTGTGCTGGTCGACGTCGAACTCGTCGAACAGGCCGAGCTCCGGATGATCGGCCGGCTGCTCGACGACGTCGAACTCGACCTTCGGATCGGGCTACCCGTCGTCGCCTCGTTCGAGGACGTGGCACCCGGTGTCTCGATTCCGGCGTTCGGGCTCGCCCCATGA
- a CDS encoding thiolase family protein, with amino-acid sequence MSGGFAARNKVALVGYAHSDIRRRSPRTLGALALDTARAAIDDAGLDVDQIDGYVSSSLLPSSSGRATEDGVDVVSSAWLAQRLGGNPRYVAGFDGIGQLTGSVAMAVNAVAAGAADYVLLHRALHNPSGSYHANPMQEVHGLQQWTAPQGFFGPLAMIALPYNEYLQRYGAHPESMAAVVAEARKNGARIPWSHWHGKPLDCSEYLAAPKLFDPVCRYDCDLPVDGVGAFLLTTAERARDLPHAPVYVSGYASSTPSRRRLPLHWPLDDILDGGKDLVRRLRASSGIDLSEVDLPQVYDGFSPFVWFWLEALGLCAPGDAHRFVVDGGIDSDRPGAIPALSGGGALGNGRMHGIPQMLECYLQLAGRAGERQREKVVTALACHSSPHYGGAVMYSATQF; translated from the coding sequence ATGAGCGGCGGGTTCGCCGCGCGCAACAAGGTTGCCCTCGTCGGATACGCGCACAGCGATATTCGGCGCCGCAGTCCTCGAACGCTCGGTGCGCTGGCGCTCGATACGGCACGCGCCGCGATCGACGACGCGGGGCTTGACGTCGATCAGATCGACGGTTACGTCAGTTCCAGCCTCTTGCCGAGCTCGAGCGGGCGAGCCACGGAGGACGGTGTCGATGTCGTGTCTTCCGCCTGGCTCGCACAACGTTTGGGCGGCAACCCGCGGTACGTAGCAGGTTTCGATGGTATCGGCCAGCTCACCGGGTCGGTGGCGATGGCGGTCAACGCTGTGGCCGCCGGAGCAGCCGACTACGTCCTCCTCCACCGTGCGTTGCACAATCCGTCGGGCAGCTACCACGCCAACCCGATGCAGGAAGTTCACGGACTTCAACAATGGACGGCTCCGCAGGGATTCTTCGGGCCTCTGGCCATGATCGCCCTGCCGTACAACGAGTACCTGCAGCGGTACGGCGCGCATCCGGAATCGATGGCCGCCGTGGTGGCCGAGGCCCGCAAGAACGGCGCCCGCATCCCGTGGTCGCACTGGCACGGCAAGCCACTCGATTGCAGCGAGTATCTGGCGGCGCCGAAGCTTTTCGACCCGGTCTGCCGCTACGACTGTGACCTTCCCGTCGACGGCGTCGGGGCGTTCCTCCTCACCACTGCGGAACGGGCGCGGGATCTACCGCATGCCCCCGTCTACGTTTCCGGTTACGCAAGCAGCACACCGTCCCGTAGGCGACTTCCGCTGCACTGGCCTTTGGACGACATCCTCGACGGCGGAAAGGATCTGGTGCGCCGGCTACGAGCGAGCTCCGGAATCGACCTGAGCGAGGTCGACCTCCCTCAGGTGTACGACGGCTTCTCGCCGTTCGTGTGGTTCTGGCTGGAGGCGCTCGGATTGTGCGCGCCGGGCGATGCGCACCGGTTCGTGGTGGACGGCGGGATCGACAGCGACCGCCCCGGGGCGATCCCGGCGCTGTCCGGGGGCGGTGCGCTGGGCAACGGTCGAATGCACGGGATCCCCCAGATGCTCGAATGCTATCTCCAGCTGGCGGGTCGGGCAGGCGAACGACAACGGGAAAAAGTCGTCACCGCGCTGGCGTGCCACTCGTCTCCGCACTACGGCGGCGCAGTCATGTACTCAGCTACCCAATTTTGA
- a CDS encoding aldehyde dehydrogenase family protein gives MSILSERRTYVAGSWITGDDVIAVENPADETHVAEVTGTPIREIERAIVAARRSFDDGDWADRTPRARAEALHAFVDHLESNRNTLVDTVVAEAGQPTRFAEETQCRAGVAIARHTIDLYLAMTHEESNPVPVDDLVRGRVALSIRRHEPVGVVTAITPYNAAVIMGLQKLIPALMAGNSVILRPSPLTPISSLIFGSAADAAGLPAGVLSVVAESGTAGAQLLTTHPAIDMVSFTGSTAAGRKIIEQAAPTVKRLSLELGGKSAQIYLPDAVHRVGTGALAVVARTAGQACVAATRMLVPQEKKDEVLEAVSAAYDSIKVGLPTNPSAMMGPVISAAQRDKCEQFVRLAEEEGAKVLFGGRRAAGFDRGYYFEPTVLDLPDNTNSAAREEIFGPVIGVIGYRDLDEAVNIANDSDYGLSGQVYGGDTAAAVAVARRLRTGAVNVNTTVFSAYAPSGGYKQSGLGRERGPDGIREFQEVKHMSIGELK, from the coding sequence GTGAGCATCCTTTCTGAACGCCGCACCTACGTGGCGGGAAGCTGGATCACCGGCGACGATGTGATTGCCGTCGAGAATCCGGCCGACGAGACCCACGTGGCGGAGGTGACCGGCACGCCGATCCGCGAAATCGAGCGTGCCATTGTGGCAGCGCGCCGCAGCTTCGACGACGGAGACTGGGCAGACCGAACACCGCGCGCACGCGCGGAAGCGCTCCACGCCTTCGTGGACCACCTCGAGTCGAACCGGAATACGCTCGTCGACACTGTGGTCGCCGAAGCAGGCCAGCCGACCCGTTTCGCGGAGGAAACACAATGCCGCGCCGGGGTGGCGATCGCACGTCACACCATCGACCTCTACCTCGCGATGACACACGAGGAGTCCAACCCGGTCCCGGTCGACGACCTCGTCCGCGGCCGCGTTGCGCTGAGCATCAGGCGGCACGAACCGGTCGGCGTGGTCACTGCGATCACCCCGTACAACGCCGCTGTGATCATGGGGCTGCAGAAGCTGATTCCTGCACTGATGGCCGGTAATTCGGTGATTTTGCGTCCCAGCCCGCTGACGCCGATCTCGTCGCTGATCTTCGGTTCGGCTGCCGATGCAGCGGGTTTGCCTGCCGGCGTGCTGAGTGTCGTCGCCGAGTCGGGTACCGCCGGTGCACAGCTGCTGACCACCCACCCGGCGATCGATATGGTGTCCTTCACCGGTTCGACAGCGGCCGGCCGCAAGATCATCGAGCAGGCCGCACCGACGGTGAAGCGGCTTTCGCTCGAGTTGGGCGGTAAGTCGGCTCAAATCTACCTCCCGGACGCCGTCCATCGCGTGGGAACGGGTGCGCTCGCCGTGGTCGCGCGTACCGCCGGACAGGCCTGTGTCGCCGCTACCAGAATGCTGGTGCCGCAGGAGAAGAAGGACGAAGTCCTCGAAGCAGTGTCCGCCGCATACGACTCGATCAAGGTGGGTTTGCCGACCAATCCATCCGCCATGATGGGGCCGGTCATCAGCGCGGCACAACGAGACAAGTGCGAACAGTTCGTACGACTGGCCGAGGAAGAGGGCGCAAAGGTCCTGTTCGGTGGTCGCCGTGCCGCGGGCTTCGACCGCGGATATTACTTCGAGCCCACCGTGCTGGACCTTCCCGACAACACCAATTCCGCGGCGCGAGAGGAGATTTTCGGCCCCGTCATCGGCGTGATCGGTTACCGCGACCTAGACGAGGCGGTCAATATCGCGAACGACAGCGACTATGGGCTGTCCGGGCAGGTGTATGGCGGCGACACCGCGGCGGCGGTAGCCGTCGCCCGACGGCTCCGTACGGGTGCAGTGAACGTGAACACCACCGTCTTCAGTGCGTACGCACCGAGCGGTGGATACAAACAGAGCGGTCTCGGACGCGAGCGAGGTCCGGACGGAATCAGAGAGTTTCAGGAAGTCAAACACATGTCGATTGGAGAACTGAAATGA
- a CDS encoding amidohydrolase family protein has product MTKTTNTTSDYNLDWLVSVDDHILEPPNLWVDRVPSKDRDRAPHMIKDDSGMDVWVYDGKRMPSSGLSAVAGKSKEEFSPEPLNYDEMRPGCYDPLARVEDMNRAGILASLSFPTVTRFCGQLFMEASDREFGFSCLQAYNDWHLEEWAGAAPGRFIPLILIPMWDPALAAKEMERCAAKGATAFCFSENPEPLGLPTIHDKDRFWDPVMAAANDLEMVVSMHVGSSSTVPRISADAPFMANLAWGATRTSGAMLTWLFSSMFQRYPNLKIALSEGEIGWMPYFLERAEQVLDKQRYWVQRGAKFSGHAGSDLDLDALDVREVFRKHIFGCFIDDVHGIASLGEIGEDNIMCETDYPHSDSTWPNCISVVKSRIGHLAPELQYKILRGNAERLYRFTPAEVPVTANA; this is encoded by the coding sequence ATGACGAAGACAACGAATACGACATCGGACTACAACCTTGATTGGCTCGTCTCCGTGGACGACCACATTCTCGAACCACCCAACCTCTGGGTAGACCGGGTGCCGAGCAAGGATCGGGATCGTGCTCCCCACATGATCAAGGACGACAGCGGGATGGACGTCTGGGTCTACGACGGCAAGCGGATGCCGAGTAGCGGCCTCAGCGCCGTGGCTGGCAAGTCCAAGGAGGAATTCAGCCCCGAGCCGCTCAACTACGACGAGATGCGACCGGGTTGCTACGACCCCCTGGCCCGAGTCGAGGACATGAATCGAGCCGGAATCCTCGCATCCCTGTCATTTCCGACGGTCACCCGGTTCTGCGGGCAGCTCTTCATGGAGGCGAGCGACCGGGAGTTCGGCTTCTCCTGCCTCCAGGCCTACAACGACTGGCACCTCGAAGAATGGGCGGGCGCCGCGCCGGGCCGATTCATCCCGTTGATCCTCATTCCCATGTGGGATCCGGCGCTCGCCGCCAAGGAGATGGAACGTTGCGCCGCGAAGGGCGCCACCGCGTTCTGTTTCTCCGAGAACCCGGAACCGCTCGGACTGCCCACCATCCACGACAAGGATCGCTTCTGGGATCCGGTGATGGCCGCCGCCAATGACCTCGAGATGGTCGTCTCCATGCACGTCGGCTCCTCGTCCACCGTTCCCCGGATCTCCGCCGATGCACCGTTCATGGCCAATCTGGCCTGGGGGGCAACGCGAACCTCGGGCGCGATGCTGACCTGGCTGTTCAGCAGCATGTTCCAACGCTATCCCAACCTGAAGATCGCATTGTCGGAAGGCGAGATCGGCTGGATGCCCTATTTCCTCGAGCGTGCCGAGCAAGTGCTCGACAAGCAGCGCTACTGGGTGCAGCGGGGCGCCAAGTTCTCCGGGCATGCCGGTTCCGACCTCGACCTCGATGCACTCGACGTCCGCGAGGTGTTCCGCAAGCACATCTTCGGGTGCTTCATCGACGATGTGCACGGGATCGCGAGCCTGGGCGAGATCGGCGAAGACAACATCATGTGCGAAACCGACTATCCCCATTCGGATTCGACGTGGCCGAATTGCATATCTGTGGTGAAGAGCAGGATC